The Meriones unguiculatus strain TT.TT164.6M chromosome 20, Bangor_MerUng_6.1, whole genome shotgun sequence region AAGATGCTAAGAACTCTTCTGGGCTCAGAGGCCTTCCAAAACCAGGCAGTCCAGGAGCAGGCCTGTGGGCTGTAGTTTTCTGACCTGTGCTCTAAATGGCCAAGTTCAGGAACAAACAAGAGTACACGTCTCCAGAAGAGGAGTCTAAAGAAACAGAGTCTCTGAAACTAGGAGGAAAAGGCTCTGTTCTGGGTCCCCTTTGTGGACCTTCTTCCCACGTGACTGAGAGTGACAAGGACCACTAGCAACCATTAGAAACAAGGGGTGAGGTGAAGCCCAGAGCCATTCCACAGCTCCCTCAGCTTTTGTTTCTTAGGCGTCAGTCTCACTCACCCACGATGGTGCGACCATCGCCCCCGAGTCTCACCCGGAGAGGATTGCCGTGTGAGTCTTGGAGGTATCTCCCTTCTGCATTCAACACCAGCCCACGGTCCAGGTCCACAACCTAAACAACACAGACGGAAAGCTATACTGGGGACCCCCAAAATGCTCACATCTCCAACAACATGAACAGACAGGTGAGCATCCACAGAAAGGAGCAGGAAAAGCTCTCATCCTTATTTGCAAGGCTTGTGAAATTAGATGCAATTTTATCTTGTGTTTCATTGCTTACACTGAATCACAATTGCCTGCCTATATAATGCAGGAACTGTTTTGCTTCTCAAATATGCAAAAGATATTCAAAGTACCTTTTTTACCATTTTGTAATCATATCTAATATCAAAAACAGGAACCAACCTAAGAACCCATCAATTGATAGAAGatcttaaataaataattacCCGTCAGCCTCCAATGGAGGACCATAGCAATCTCATATATATTGATCTAAATTGATGCATACCAGGTAACAGGActgattattttgaaaaaaaaaatgcattttgtaCATAAGATTGAAACTGGCAAAGGCACACATTCTGAAGGAATATCCACCAGGTTGTACCCGAGAGACCACTTCAAAGAAGCTGTTTGGAGTAAAGGatgtttgtttccttctcttgTATTTCTGAGCTACTTTAATCATCAGATGAACCAATGGCTTAAAAACatgaaatgtttttattgttacttatcttaaaattaaattaaaatttgagtattgaattaatttttaatttatagaaATATTAAGTATTATAGAATACATATAGAAAATTTCTATTCTAAGAAATTATAACTCttgaaaatgtattattttcCCTCTGAGGAAGAATCCTCTGTCTTCCCTCATACCCTGGACTAGCAGCCTCCCCATGTGTTAGTGACTTTTCAGATACACAATGGCCTGACACCGCACTCACGGGGCCCCACACTGAGGGACATCTCCAACCCTGTCTCTACATAACCACGAGACAAAAGGAGTCCTGCCTTGACAGCAGAAGTAAGACATTGATTAGAGACCCTACTTTCAAAATCAGCTCTGGTCACCTCTCAGCCATTTTTGGCTAGGAAGTGTAGTTGTCAAGACTTTTTCAATTCAGAACCATTGATAAAGTAattctgttttgatttgcatggaTCTCGTATTTAGATCACATATTatgactttcagaggccttcggtatatattttaaaaccttttcattgtgagtatttttttattctttcaaagaatattttcaaGCCCTGAATATTGTTTTCTATTCACTCCACTCAGCCCACAAAAATCCCCTGGACATTTATTTTAGTTCCCGGCAGGGGTTTAGCATACTCTTTGTCTAAACAAAAAGCGCTATGGCATATTTTCAATTTTAGTCAGACAGCGTTCAGATTCAAAAGACTGTCTGATAAAATGATCTTTTTGACTTAGTTTTTAGTTtggttttactttttcatttacaAAGGATTTAAGACGACTAACAGAAAATACATATACTAACTAATTATATactaagctaaaaataaaaattaaatatagggGGCACATGGGAAAAgccattctgtaggctgcagGTAAGCTGCGGTGGAGCCCCACATTTATCTCATTTTCCTGTCAATCAAATGGAAAACCCTGCTGTGAGGTTTCCCAAGCCTCACTGATCAGCCACTTAAGGAACAAGTTAGTTAATCGGGAGAACCAAAGACTTCTAGGCATTGAAAGCAACTGTATTCAAGCACCTTTACTCAAGTGGCTAAAACTAAAGataagggagagagatagagggagtgagggagagagagagacagagacagagagagggggttTCACTTGTGGAGTGGCCATCATATTTGCTGAACATGAGAGAGCCTCAGTTTACCAGATATAAGCCAgtgcctttttctctttcttaaactGTTAAATTCTTAGCTGGGCAGAATGAGGCACTCATAcaatcccagcaccagagaggccgtgaagcaggagaatctcgtatttgaggccagctggggtaCAGTCAAAATTTATCGataagagaggggaaggaggggagaggagaataTGAGAGGATTTATTGGTGCACAGTATCCCTGATGTTTCTCTTCCCACCAACATAAGGACACCAAGAGTGTGTAAAGAAGTTTACCCTACCCACTTTGTTCCTTGAGGACCATTGATAATTCTTTGTCCATTTGGTTTTCCAATACTACCAGGAGGTATGTTCTCTTCTGCATTTGGTCTTCCATTATAACCTGCACAGCAGGGAAAAGGGGGAACCTGGTAAGGTCAACCTTCCTGGACTATTGACTTCATCAAACCGTGAGCGCAGACACCTCATTTCCAACAAACACAAAACGGAATTCCAACCAATAGCATCTACGTGTTGGATCACAAGCTCACACTGTGACTTCTACATGGCAATCATGTCTATAGAAGGGCAGTCAAAGGACAGCCTGACAGTGCTGGGGGACTGAGAATGAGACTCAAAAGTACCTCAGTGCATGAAGTTTAAGACCTTGGTGGCTCTGGTTTCGTTGTCACTGATTAGAAGAACAGGAATGCATTTGAATATGGGAGGTGCGCTCTGACGTGACTTAAATGCCATCCAACAGGACAGCTGTTTCCAGCTGCCTCCTGTCCCAGGTCACCGGGTAGTCCTGTGGTGTGCTCCCAGCCTGCCGGGCTCTGCAGCACAGCCTGAGAAGTATTTAGTGAGGTTTTTGCTAAGGGGCTCTTCCAGGGGACAGTTGGCCTTTGTTCTCAGCCTCTGGGGCCCAGCCCCACTTCAGGAGGGAGCGCTGGGGCTCCTGACAGCACTGCTGGCCACACTTAGTTCTCCGCTTCAGTCACAGAGCGAGCACCTATTGGGTTCTATCACATGCAGGGTGTTGGTAAGCGCTACATCTATTAATGTGATCATCCCTTAAAACAGTCTTAGTGGGAAAACTATCCCAGCGCGGGGCCATCTGGTCTGGAATACAGACAGAGGCACTATcctaaatcaatcaatcaatcagttcGTCAATACCACCAGATCCTAATACAGTTGTCAAAGATGTTTAAGAAACCCCAGTTAAATGCAAGAAAAGTGCAAGGCTCAACTGAATACAAATCCATCACATATACCTCAGACCCTGCCCTGTGTCTTCACATGGACCTTCATTCAGAGCTGTCTATGTTCCATCCTCTGTTACAGAATTCAGGTTATCCTAACCCTACTCCGTGACAACTGTCTTCATCACGTGCTTTCTGCAGGTTGGTGAATGAAATGTCTAAGCACTTCCTGTACAAGACGTTTGAAACTGAGCCAGGGTGCGTTTGGTTGCGTTTTATATGCGAAAGATAAGGATGAAACAGGCAAAAGGCAAGTCAGTACATGCCGTgtgtatggacacacacacacacacacacacacatttgttatTACTGTTCCTTAAATATCTTCTGCCAAGTGAATAACCAATGTGTACACAGACATATGACATACGGAACAAGCAGAAGATAAGTCAATATTTATTCACACATATAGATGTTATTACTTTTCATTCCTTTAATATGTTCTGGCAAGTGAATAACTGAAGGTGACATCTGGGCTATGACACATCTTCAGAGATGAAGGGCTAGGTTGGAGGGTGATGGGAGGGTGGATTTCATGTTAGGAGCTGCAGCTCAGGCATCTCCCATATATGTGACCTGAAGTCAGCAGCTCTGGTCTTAGGGTCAAACCCATCTGGAAAGCAGAGACCACAGTGCAAGTATCCTCCACACACGACTGAACAAAGAACTGGGAATAACGTCCATGCCCAGTTATAGCGGATGCTTGGTAACACAAAATAAGCTAAAAACGAACGAACGGACGAACAAAATACTTTCAGACATTGTGACAAAGACTAAGCTCTTTTTAGAAAGAAATACAGCAGGCTGGGTGGCTGCAGGTGAGGACCAGTTACCTGATGTAAGCACGGGTCTCGGGGGCTGGCGCGAGACTGGGGTCCGGAATCTGCGCTGCATCCGCTGGCGCAAGGAGAGCATGGGTGTCGTGGACGAGTAGCTGGGAGGGGCCCGGGTGGTGTACCTCGGCCAAGAGTGGGTGCTTGCGGTTGGGCTTGCAGTGGCAGGGTTTCGAGGCTGGTACCGGGTAGAGGGGTGCGAGGCTATTGGAGGACTACCCGGTGGTGGTCGCCTCCCAGGGATGGTGCTCTCTTCCTGCACAAGGCTCCCTCCCTGGGGAGCCAGCCCAGTGGCGGCCTTGTCTTTGTCCAGGTTCCTGTTGGCATACTTGTTGTccctgggggaggaggaagaaggccacttggaaactgaggtaGACAGAGAGTTTTCCTTGTCTTTTAAatttccttcattttcctcctcctcctcctcagtgaAGACTGACTGCTGAGATTCCAGTGGCAGGGGACGCTTGGAAGGTGAGATCTTCTTCCCTGGTGTGGCCTGGAGCCCGGCCCTGCCAGGACCCTGAGCCCGGGGCTGGGCGCTGCCAGGCCGGCTGGGTCTCACAGAGGCTCCTGCGTGGTTGGGCTGAGGTCTGCTGTCGCTGTTCCCTGACTGGGAGCTCGCCTGGCGAGGTTTGAAAACGGATGGGGTAGCATCCTTGGCGCGGGCGGAGTGAGTGGGAGCCCGGGAATCTGGGCCCTCGATTTCAGTGCTGTTGTCCTCATAGCTGCTCTGGGAATCCTCATCCTGACCCTGGGAGGCTAAGGGCAGCGCCTGATGGGAGTTCACTGTGCGAAGGCGCTCACGCCCTTCCTGAGCAACAGACAGCTTGGGCTGGGAAAGCGACCGATCGTCACCGTGGCTCTGAGAACTAGAGAGCTCTGAATGGCGACCAGGTGTCGTTCTTCTGGGAGCGGTGGACCCAGGGGAGGGCTGGGATCTCGATGCTGGAGGCCGAGCAGGGGACGGCTGGCGGCTGGTGGCCCCTGGGGATGTTTGAGGAGCATCCTCGGTGCTCTGTTCAAAGTCCTGTGCCTTGGAGGGCAGAGGGGATTTGCCCCCAGAATGTACATCTGCTCCAGCGGTTTTGGAGTTTTCTAGGACAGGCTCCTTCTGGTACACGCTGGACCCTCTTTGGGAGCCTCTTCTTAGGGTGTCCCAGCCTCCAGACACGGGCTGCCTGGAGAAGGAAGGTGTAGTACGATCGCTGACCACGGTGGCTGGCAGTGGCTCTTCATCCTCGCCATCTCCGTAGACATTAGGGCTAGGCCTACTGTGGGATGCTGGCTGCGCAGGTGCCCTGGTAAGGACTTTTGAAGCTGAGGTAGACGGAGGAGCCCCAGAGGGCTGCAGCCTTAGTCCCCGTAGTCTGGGGAATCTGTTCGGATTTCTGCTGTGGCCAGCAAAGGGCTTATTCCGTATCAAACTGAAGTGACCCAAGGCAGGCCGGGTCTGTTGGGTCTGAGCAGTGGCCTCAGCCCTCTTTCTGGTGTCTTCTGCACCTCTGTCACTATCTCCCACCCCACCAGAAACGTCATCTTCCTCAGAGCCAACTGTCAGGGAAGAGGGGTGAGAAGAGCCGGCAGCCCGGGTAGGTATGTGGGAGCTAGAGGCATGGGTATCCTGGCGGTCCCTCCACCCCTTAGAAAGCGGGGATCtggagtgtgggtgggagggcAGCGGTCGAGAGGACCCTCTGTGCAGTGGGAAATGTCTTGAGGGTTGGGCTGCAGCGCTGGAATTTTCCTCACTGGTGGAAGAATGGGAATGACTCGCTGAGCGGCTTTTGTCCCTGAGCACAGTAGAAGCCGCAAGGCGGCCAGCAGCTGGGGTTAGCTCGGACCGGATTGGATTCTTGGGAGGTGACTGAGAAGATGCTGCTTTGGGGTCAGGGGAGGCTGCTTGCTCATCCTCATCCTGGTCCATAGAATCATTGTCTGTAGGGCTGAGCCGGTGGTACCCAGAAGTAGCTGCCACTGATGAGTCAACCCCTAGACGAGGGTTGGGGGCCAGTGAGGGACCACGCTTGTCCAGCCCTTCTTTTCGGGGCAGTACTGGCAGGCCAGGCCTTGCTGGAATCCTGCCAGGAGCAGGAACCCAATGACCAGATCTACTTGGTACCCTCAGGGGTCGCCTCTGGTCTAGGGTCGCCAACCTTGATGAACGAGGATCTTCAAGGGAATCCAGTTCCTCCTCGCCAGTGACTTCTGTGGACTGGGGATCCAGCTCTCCCGTTTTAGGGTGAAGCTGGGTTTTCCTGGGCACCGCACCACCGTTAGCCAGGATCTTGTTCTTTGAGTCAGGGAGAGCATCCTTGACGTTTTTGGCTGGGGTCGAGCGGTCGGAGGAAGCTGCAGCTTTGGGCGTGGGGGAGGAAGGCTGAGGTTTCTCATGTTTCCAGCTGTCCCTCCCATTTGGCTGGGCACTGGCCTCAGTGGAACTGGCTGGAACAGATTTTAAAgaatggatgtcagaggacattAAAAGGTAACCACCACCCAGTGTCCAGGTGTTCCAAATTGCACATTGTAATCTGTCACTTCTAACTCCTTAGAACATTGAATATAAACATTCCCAACTACGACATTTTTTAAGTTATAGTTTACTTTAAACAGCAGAGTTCTTGAGCATATGTGTGGCTTGAATCAGGAGCTGCCAAAATGTATCATCTGAAGAACGTTTGGAATGAGTGCTTAGCTATAGTCGGTCCTCTGCATCCATGGAGTTGGCAGCTGCAGATTCAGCCAATCTTGCCTGGAAAATGTtcgaggggaaaaaaaaatgtgtctttgcGGCCATGTATATACTCATGTCCCTGTAAATAGCTCAGTGTTCATACACTGTATTGTTTGTTGTGTAGGTGAGCTCAGGGTGATTTAAGGTGTCTGGAGAGATATGTGTGCAGACTGTGCAAACACTtctatttcattaaaaaagaCTTGAGGTTCTGCAGAGCTGGTATTCTTGGGGGGTGTTTGAACCAACCCTAAAATACTGAGGAATGGCTATCTGAGTCACTGGTTTTATAAGTACAAAATCCTGAGTAAGGCATTCTTAAATTAATCGTCAGTATGTCACCAATGTGGTATGGCTGCTCATAGCGCTGAGTGACCCACACTCAAGAGCCAAGAGCCATAGCGGAATAAAGTATGGAACTTCCAAGTGGCCGAGTAAGCTCTCAGCTTGTAGACGCCGAAGCACCAgagtcctgcccctcccccagcgtGCTTCCACCTGCTTCCTCTCTGCTTAAAGTTTCTTTCATAATGGATGCAGTTGTATTCCCCAAATAAGGCTTAAAATAGAGCCCTGAGTCGGCAAAATAATATCTTAGACATATCCTGTGATCCCTTCTGTCTTAAGAACAGAGCTGAGTGAGGGGAGGGAGGTTGTATTGGAAGGGGATTTATATAGCAACGGGGGACCTAGAGAGAACAAACATCTTTTTCCTTGTCTTCCAACATGAAACTGTGGCCCTCACAGCACGCAGTGAAGGAAATAGTGAGGGAGGCAGCTGTGCAGATCCAGAATAAATGCGGAAGCAGCAAAGAAAGCGTGGTCCACAAACAGCCCACCAGCCTCCGGATCTTCAAGCACTTGTTACTTTTAATGTTGCTCAGACCAACCCAACAATCGAAAGTCTTCTGAGTAACATTGTATTACAAAATAACAGGACAAAGTGAACATGTCTCAACGTTTGCAGCAAAGGACTAAGGATTAAAGTGTCAAATTAAATTTACCAAAGtgttctttccctcccaataGAAGTCCCAACTTAAACACTAATACTAAAGGAATCATATAATCAACATATTGATAATACTGTAAATAATTATTACTATCAGTGATAGCATCTTAGTCTTTGGGCAGATTGATTTCAAAGGGGTCTATACAATATTTTGGAGATAATAGTGCAACCTCAGCCCTGAAAAACCATCAACCCAGTGTTTCTAAACCCAGAAGCATGAATCAAAGTAACACAAAACACATGAGCAGGAatgaagaggggaaggagagaggaggagcgTGAACGCACAATGCTTACTTGTTGGTATAGCGACAATGAAGGCTTTGGAGTGTGGCCCCGGGCCTCTCCTGTTTGTGGCCCGGATTTTGAACAGATAGCGTTCCCCAGGCTGCAGACCATCCACCAGGGCAGAAGTAGTGTGTCCAGAGAAGGTGAGGGACTTTGCTCCGAATGGTTTGAGAGCCGGGGCGTATGAAAGAATGTATTCTGAAATGATTTGGCAGATGGTTGGaaggcagaaaatgaaaacagacctCTATCCAGCAGACAGACCGTGTGGGCAGGATGAATTAGAACACACATTGCTGAAGCTAATACCCTGGCAATGCACACCTGGTCAAGAGCTGCGGCAGAAGAATGGGGTGCAAGAGAGCTCACCCTCACGAGAGCCCCTGGAGCTTACTAGCAGGCAAATTACTACTTTGAGCAAATGAAGCACATGGGATGGGGACCGTTATTCTTATAAACTGACCAAGTACATTTACACcagtttttgtatttatttaaaaacttccaaatatatctgggcacagggtcttttctgagactgacattcaactaaggaccatgtatggatataacctagaacctccactcagatgtaccctgtggtagctcagtaagcaattggtttcccaaagtgaggggaacaaggactgtttctaacaggaactcaatgactggctctttggtctccccacccccgaagggaggagcagtcctgttaggccacagaggagggctttgcagccagtcctgaagatacctgataaaacaggatcagatgaatggggaggaggtacccccctatcagtggacttggaaaggggcacggtggagatgagggagggagggagggactgggagggaatgagggatcgggacacggctgggatacagagttaataaaatgtaactgacaaaaaaataataataataaaataaataaataaaagaaatatttaactcAAACAAGTGCATGCAAAGATAATCAGAATCATTATTCAgtagggaaatacaaataaaaaccatgcaacatcaaaaaaaaagaacttcctaTGATGGCTGTCACACACCCCAGTGTAAGAAGCCAAGAAGCCCCAAAAGTTCCAACTCCCGGCAACTGGTTCTGAGCAAACTGCTCATATCATGTTTCATTTACCAAGCGGAGTGACTTTTAGTGcattaattcagaaaaaaaagtcatgtttTGCATATAACTTCACTCTTGTGAGAACTGTAAATGTTCTCCTTCACTCTATGTTGATTCAAATATTTcgcattttttaaaactgtgaagGAAAGCCACTGACAGAGTTGTGTGGTTCCTAATGCTTCCATCTTTCCTGGCTTGTCTGTAAGCACATACTGCCCGTAATGGGCAGCCCAGCCTAAGAATCTGTTTCTTTCATTACATGgaatcttttatatttctttacatTCTGAACTTATTCTTTACTTTggcttttgaaattaaaatataagtacatcattttcttcattccttctccttcctcctaccCCTCCCAAGTAGCTCTGAAATCATATACTGAGCAGGTTGTATCTATAgatttagaaatatataaatgCATCAACATTTAAGGACAAAGGCATATTTCACAGTAGTTTTAATATTCAACAAAGAACTGTCCTTGCCAATTCTCTAAATGAATTTAAGATTCAAAAATCTTACCAAGTAAATACAAGAATGGTCtcagaaaaataatttgaatcacacacaaaaacaaatcaaGTGATTACATGAGTATGTGGTCTCGTCCCCTTTCACTAAGGTCTAAGCTTTAAAAAGTACACTAAATAATGAATCTTTCAACCAGAAATGCCTTTGCATCATCTGTCTGGGAAAAACACAGCattcttttctcaaagaaccagttatTATTAGTAGGAACTaaaaatgagaagagagagagagcttctcCTTATGATTTCTTAATGGATTAGGCACATCCGGGAAAACATTTAACCACATCAAAATGGCTGCTCTCTTACTATGCTTTATGTGTCTCTGACATAGATAATGCCCCATTAATTAATCATGAATTTTAATCTCACAATTACACCTGTATGGAAACTAAGCAGGGTGAAGATACAAAAATCTTCCATCTATAAGAATTCAGTAGCTATCATTACTTCTGGCAGTAGTTAGCTAGTGACATGTGGCTTCCTTCAGCATTAATTGTGATATAAAGTAAGACATAGGGCAGAAAAAGAATGAGGAAGTAGCATGAAAATAAATTCACTAGATGGACTGTAACTGCTGTTTTCAAAACTGAAAAACCTATCTAGCCAAAGAGGCATCTTCATTCCACTTTCAGAGGCCTTTCCAGTATCACAGTCCTTAATACCCAGGGAATTAGTGCTTATGTTGTAAAACTCATAAGGGGGCagctaaatatatatttgtttacatAACTATTTGAGTAAATATATATTTGCTTCTGACTTATTCCTGTAGGGGACGGGACAAGCTAGAATAAAAATCCATTCTTtctgaaaagtgaaaagaaaacattatgtATAGAAAACATCATGGCAATCATCGCCCTGAAGCTCCATCGTCCTATAAAAAGACACTCTACATGGGAGCCAAGGCAACTTAAGGTTGAATGCAAAAGAAATGAACCACGCAACAGTTTCCATTGGGAAAGTCTCAGAGGAGAAGGCTGATAGTGAGTTTCCTGTCTCTCTAAGCCTGAACAAACTGTTCATAGCTTTTGGGTATACCAGACTTAAATTTGCCTCCCCCAAACCTAAAGACCATAAAAAGATTCCTTTCCATCTTCCCTGCTTTGAGGGTACACTGGCTGGCAAAGCCAGGTAAAAATCCAACACGAGTCTTTAAAACGTCCAGATTCGTGAAACTTTTAGAAGTCCATTAACACCGAAGTTGAAAGATTCCTGTCTTTATTTAGCAGTCCCAAAAAGGCTAGTTTCAAACGTCAGCACCTGCACAGATCTCACTCTTTTCTCCAGAAATCTGCCCCTCCCCCTatttttttcatcctttcctCGACCTCTATAAATCAATACAGGCTGAAATTTAGGGAACAAATCCACTTTCTGGAAATTATGACTTAAGGTCTTCAGCCCCATTAAAAGTATTTACGGTCTCATTAAAGGTCTTTATAGTCCCGGTGGACCCCCCTCTGATTTCTCTCTTCAGGATCTCACAGGCTCACTGGAAAGGGTACAGAGGTTATGATAGCACACAGTGCAGTTAACAGCATCTCCAGGGCGGCTCTCCTGAAGATCCCACCTACAGCAAGACGACAAGAATAACCGGCAGGTGACTGCCCAGCTCTCAGATAAGGTCCACGTGCATGAAGCCTTCACGTCCCCTGGGTTAGCACCTCGCTGTACATGTCACTTGCCTAGTATTTTTGTCAGCCTCACTGAGGTAGCATTTCTCAGAAAGGCCACTCAGAGGGCAAGGAGGAGATACCTACCTTTAACCTTCCCCTCAGTCTCTGGCAGTGCATCCCAGGATACGGTTACAGTGGTGGGCTTGCCGCTGACTGGCCACACATTCAGGTTCTCAGGCGCTGTGGTGGGAGCTACAAGATGACAGGGAATCAAACATTTCACAAGGCTCTCGTGGACCTCCTGAGTGGAGATAGAGACAGGCCCCTCACACACCATTTACTTGAAGAGAGAGTGTGATCATATTGATGACACATGAAGAGATACTTTTCACGAAGTGGCTTATGTCATTTTCACCAACTCCTGTAGTGAGTTTAGACACATCTAGAAATAGTCTTTTTGgaattccaatttttttttcttccagctaAATATTGCAGTATTAGAAGTTAAAAACCTGCACCATCCTTTTGTATGACTTTTATTGTTGTCGTTTTTAACAGAGTCTCATTATGttgccctggctagcctggaactcaatacataggccaggctagcctcagattcacatagatccatctgcttctttgTCCCAAGTTCTGAGATAAAAGTCATGCTTTGCTGTATCCAGCCTAGTTCAACTTGTAAGGATGTAGTTTTAGCTGTTATTGAATATTATCCTTGGATACAGATAACAGTTTCCCCAAACTCAAACATGACCCCAGCCTCAGGAAGATTATAGA contains the following coding sequences:
- the Fndc1 gene encoding fibronectin type III domain-containing protein 1 isoform X4, with product MAPEARASPSPLLPWAALLLWAALLPVASLAGPPEKEVPNKPLRMRVRASDDRLSVAWKAPRLSGAKSPRRSRGFLLGYGESGRKMNYVPLTRDERSHEIKKLASESVYVVSLQSTNSQGQSQPVYRAALTKRKNAEADELDVPEDISVRVMSPQSVLVTWVDPLVEKQKRVVASRQYTVRYREKGESARWDYKQVSNRRALVDSLIPDTVYEFAVRISQGERDGKWSASIFQRTPESAPTTAPENLNVWPVSGKPTTVTVSWDALPETEGKVKEYILSYAPALKPFGAKSLTFSGHTTSALVDGLQPGERYLFKIRATNRRGPGPHSKAFIVAIPTTSSTEASAQPNGRDSWKHEKPQPSSPTPKAAASSDRSTPAKNVKDALPDSKNKILANGGAVPRKTQLHPKTGELDPQSTEVTGEEELDSLEDPRSSRLATLDQRRPLRVPSRSGHWVPAPGRIPARPGLPVLPRKEGLDKRGPSLAPNPRLGVDSSVAATSGYHRLSPTDNDSMDQDEDEQAASPDPKAASSQSPPKNPIRSELTPAAGRLAASTVLRDKSRSASHSHSSTSEENSSAAAQPSRHFPLHRGSSRPLPSHPHSRSPLSKGWRDRQDTHASSSHIPTRAAGSSHPSSLTVGSEEDDVSGGVGDSDRGAEDTRKRAEATAQTQQTRPALGHFSLIRNKPFAGHSRNPNRFPRLRGLRLQPSGAPPSTSASKVLTRAPAQPASHSRPSPNVYGDGEDEEPLPATVVSDRTTPSFSRQPVSGGWDTLRRGSQRGSSVYQKEPVLENSKTAGADVHSGGKSPLPSKAQDFEQSTEDAPQTSPGATSRQPSPARPPASRSQPSPGSTAPRRTTPGRHSELSSSQSHGDDRSLSQPKLSVAQEGRERLRTVNSHQALPLASQGQDEDSQSSYEDNSTEIEGPDSRAPTHSARAKDATPSVFKPRQASSQSGNSDSRPQPNHAGASVRPSRPGSAQPRAQGPGRAGLQATPGKKISPSKRPLPLESQQSVFTEEEEEENEGNLKDKENSLSTSVSKWPSSSSPRDNKYANRNLDKDKAATGLAPQGGSLVQEESTIPGRRPPPGSPPIASHPSTRYQPRNPATASPTASTHSWPRYTTRAPPSYSSTTPMLSLRQRMQRRFRTPVSRQPPRPVLTSGYNGRPNAEENIPPGSIGKPNGQRIINGPQGTKWVVDLDRGLVLNAEGRYLQDSHGNPLRVRLGGDGRTIVDLGGTPMVSPDGLPLFGQGRHGKPLASAQDKPILSLGGKPLVGLEVIKTTTRPPTTTMPPTTTTTTVPTTTTLQPTTTTTRRTTTRRTTTTRRPTTTVRATRRTTTTTTTPEPTTPSPTCPPGTLEKQDEAGNLIMASNGIPECYPEEDDFSGLETDTALPMEEDYVVYDDDYGLVTTMPPASTMPSTTAATPNIIPEQGTVSSFPEEEFDLAGKRRFVAPYVTYLSKDPSAPCSLTDALDHFQVESLDELIPNDLTKNDLPPQHAPRNITVVAMEGCHSFVIVDWNKAVPGDVVTGYLVYSASYEDFIRNKWSTQTSSVTHLPIENLKPNTRYYFKVQAKNPHGYGPVSPSVSFVTESDNPLLVVRAPGGEPIWIPFAFKHDPGYTDCHGRQYVKRTWYKKFVGVVLCNSLRYKIYLSDNLKDTFYSIGDSWGRGEDHCQFVDSHLDGRTGPQSYIEALPTIQGYYRQYRQEPVSFGHIGFGTPYYYVGWYECGVSIPGKW